In the Oncorhynchus keta strain PuntledgeMale-10-30-2019 chromosome 14, Oket_V2, whole genome shotgun sequence genome, one interval contains:
- the smn1 gene encoding survival motor neuron protein 1: MAHGCKDVLFARGAAQSDDSDIWDDTALIKAYDKAVASFKTALKGEEDTKSSERDNPGKKRKNNRNNRSRKRSNAPLDKEWRVGDSCCAYWSKDGNLYAATISSIDEQRGTCIVVFTHYGNEEEQNLRDLLIESSEVDEEAPSKVKEAESSTEESDRSSTPHPHSHAPRSKPKFKSPKGPPMSGPGFPGFPPGPPPMPGFRMGDSRRPGASRPAPPGWPPMMPCGPPMIPPPPPMSPNGEDDEALGSMLLAWYMSGYHTGYYLGLKQGRNEAASGRKTRHK; the protein is encoded by the exons ATGGCACATGGGTGTAAAGATGTGCTTTTTGCTCGTGGAGCTGCACAA AGTGACGATTCAGACATTTGGGATGACACTGCACTGATAAAGGCCTACGACAAAGCAGTTGCATCATTTAAG ACTGCCCTGAAAGGTGAGGAGGACACAAAaagctcagagagagacaaccCTGGAAAGAAACGAAAAAACAACAGAAACAACCGCAGCAGAAAGAGAAGCAATGCTCCTCTGGATAAAGAG TGGCGAGTCGGAGACTCCTGCTGTGCCTACTGGTCTAAAGATGGCAATTTGTACGCTGCCACGATCTCATCCATAGATGAGCAGAGGGGCACCTGTATAGTTGTGTTCACACACTATGGGAACGAGGAGGAGCAGAACCTCCGAGACCTTCTGATAGAGAGCTCAGAGGTAGATGAGGAAGCCCCTAGTAAG GTTAAAGAAGCAGAGTCTTCTACAGAGGAGAGCGACAGGTCCTCCACCCCACACCCTCACAGTCATGCGCCACGCTCTAAACCCAAATTCAAATCCCCCAAAGGACCTCCTATGTCAGGTCCAGGCTTCCCTGGCTTTCCCCCAGGTCCCCCTCCAATGCCTGGCTTCAGAATG GGAGACTCTAGGCGACCTGGGGCCTCCAGGCCCGCCCCTCCAGGATGGCCTCCTATGATGCCCTGTGGGCCACCG AtgatccctcctcctccccccatgaGTCCAAACGGAGAGGATGATGAGGCTCTGGGCAGTATGCTGCTCGCCTGGTACATGAGTGGTTACCACACTGGATACTACCTG GGTTTGAAACAAGGCCGCAATGAAGCTGCGTCTGGAAGGAAGACTCGCCACAAGTGA
- the hspb11 gene encoding intraflagellar transport protein 25 homolog, which yields MIDPALVSLGAQIVLAASSDENHPPENIIDGNTATFWMTTGMFPQEFIIRFAESMNIALVTMHCYNVKTLKIEKSISDDATDFEAISEKEFEHTEGHLQTNDIPLNGTTATHLRFIVTSGYDHFVSVHRVSVE from the exons ATGATAGATCCTGCTTTAGTTTCTTTGGGTGCTCAGATTGTCTTGGCTGCGTCCAGTGATGAGAATCATCCTCCAGAAAACATTATTGACGG GAACACTGCAACATTTTGGATGACCACTGGAATGTTTCCACAGGAGTTCATAATCCGCTTCGCTGAATCTATGAACATTGCCCTTGTGACAATGCACTGTTATAATG TTAAGACTCTTAAAATTGAGAAGAGCATCTCCGATGATGCTACTGACTTTGAAGCTATTTCAGAAAAAG AATTTGAACACACAGAGGGGCATCTTCAAACAAATGATATTCCA CTAAATGGAACGACTGCAACACACTTGCGCTTCATCGTTACCTCTGGATATGACCATTTTGTCTCGGTACACAGGGTCAGTGTAGAGTAA